Proteins from a single region of Synchiropus splendidus isolate RoL2022-P1 chromosome 3, RoL_Sspl_1.0, whole genome shotgun sequence:
- the dock11 gene encoding dedicator of cytokinesis protein 11 isoform X3, which yields MLFFSDSPLALLTPTTLFADDAFIAQLRSAVLFDKKLFRHAMFVVQSREQPKIIEPLDYEAVVFQRKAQIHSDPHRDLLLCPVDDVSESHIPRQRKTVVPSVPQNAEQEAKTLFAKECIKMYNSDWRVINYKYEAYSGDFRMLPSKGLKTDKLPTQVFEIDEDARDEDSSSLCSQRGGIMKQGWLQKANINSSLSVSMRVFKRRYFYLSQLPDGSYILNSYKDEKNCKDTKGSIYLDSCIDVIQSPKMRRNGFELKMQDRYSHFLAADTEAEMEDWVSTLKQALQSTGEACQERRNGAESLDCVLDDDTSSLGKGDSLLENIGRSLHPELMKFARETDQVNKMNRNDGRQKLFSLDPETQKLDFSGIEPDVKPFEERFGRRFVVTCHDLTFSLQACVNERSDAVPTNVEPFFVSLALFDVSKNCKISADFHVDLNPPCVREMLTDTSGKLSPSSDSEGDGRVREGVTNGDSARGNSLPVLQRVSEALLRFPTQGIFSVTNPHADIFLVARVEKVLQNGITHCAEPYMKTSDASKTAQKVLKAAKQTCQRLGQYRMPFAWAAKQVFKDAQGGLDMDGKFSPLYRQDSSKITTEDLIKLLADIRKPEKSKLQVIPGQLNVTVECVPPDFPNTVTSSYVPVKPFEDACERVSVEVEEFLPDEAKYNYPFTSYKNQFYIYPLQLKYDNQKTFTKARNIAVCIQFRDTDEEGAAPVKCIYGKPGDSLFTGCSYAAVLHHNQSPEFYDEVKVELPVHLHEKHHVLFTFYHISCESSNKTGSKKREGVESLVGYSWMPLLKEGRMQSTELHLPVAATLPPGYLCQDSRKSQPDIKWVENAKTLFRVRTHVASTINTQDLHLHKFFQHCQLIAVTSEGNQAELIKYLKCLHAMETHVIINFLPIVLNQLFQVLSTTTKVAHDIAVNSLRVIIHIVSRCHEEGLEHFLRSYVKFVFANRSPVSGHLANTHEVLATSVTAILKQTADFNTSNKLLKYSWFFFETMAKSMAQYLQEENRMKMPRSQRFPDSFHQALQSLVLSIMPHITIRHTEIPEEARCVNLSLAAFIKRCLTFMNRSFAFSLINHYMCHFTLKDPKGLTEMKFDFLMSVCNHEHFIPLNLPMAFGRTKLQRVQDQSLEFSLTEDYCRNHFLVGLLMREVVEALLQGPEVRQLAVSVLKNLLIKHSADDRYTTYKNQQARICLLYLPLLELLYRNLKQLSAQSSASSPGLGLNGSRDDLMSNTSVDSRRVSAALDKDHGVLLQNGHVRREDSRGSLFMDLGTPDSFELQRRGSSMSSSPVPSTSRLGRYEIRGLLLSFLHIVKTLSEDTLAAYWMKLNPPDVMNFLSLLEICLVQFRYIGKRNIGRSQDACASKLFSPDRKSQTMPAMRYNRASLLQTKISQFSTMEASLTLNIGTGPSEAEIHHLALLEGNISTEVCLSVLDVLALFCQCFKTQLMESEGHNPLMKKVFDVYLTFLQVGQSEAALKHVFAALRAFIHKFPSVLFKGRVTLCEALCCEVLKCCVSRLASLRAEASALLYLLMKNNYDFTKRKTFLRTHLQIIIAVSQLISDVALSGSSRFQESLSIINNFANSDKAMKSTSFPSEVKGLTKRIRTVLMATAQMKEHEKDPEMLLDLQYSLARSYASTPELRRTWLDSMARAHLKNGDLSEAAMCYVHVAALVAEYLHRKKLFPSGLAAFKRITFNIDEEAAMKEDTGMQDVYYTEEVLVEHLEVCVEALWKAERYELITHVAKLIIPIYEKHHEYQKLSRLYDTLHRAYNKIMEVIQSGRRLLGTFFRVAFYGQVSSSKGFFEEEDGKEYIYKEPKLTTLAEISQRLMALYGEKFGPENVKIIQDSNKVNPKDLESKFAYVQVTFVKPFFEEKEAPEKKTDFEKNHNINRFVFESPYTLSGKKHGGVEEQCKRRIVLTTANTFPYVKKRVEVVGEKHVELKPVDVAIDEMKARTAELTKLCSSQEVDMIQLQLKLQGCVSVQVNAGPMAYARAFLDDKKSSQSNNKKVKDLKDIFRRFVQACSMALDINERLIKEDQFEYHEGLKSNFKEMVKELSDIIHEQIYQEDMMRSLLHNSLHVFRAISGTCTDLG from the exons GACTCGTCATCGTTGTGCTCTCAGAGGGGCGGCATCATGAAGCAGGGCTGGCTCCAGAAGGCCAACATCAACAGCAGTTTGTCTGTCTCCATGAGG GTGTTCAAGAGGAGGTACTTCTACCTCTCACAGCTGCCAGATGGCTCCTACATCCTCAATTCCTATAAGGATGAGAAGAACTGCAAGGACACGAAAGGCTCCATCTACTTGGACTCATGTATTGATGTCATTCAG AGTCCAAAGATGCGGCGTAATGGCTTTGAGTTGAAGATGCAGGACCGCTACAGCCACTTCTTGGCTGCAGACACTGAGGCCGAGATGGAAGACTGGGTCTCCACGCTGAAGCAGGCTCTTCAGAGCACAGGGGAGGCATGTCAGGAGCGTCGGAATGGAGCTGAGTCACTGGACTGTGTCCTGG ACGATGACACCAGCAGCCTGGGCAAAGGAGACAGCTTACTGGAAAATATTGGGCGGAGCTTACATCCAGAACTGATGAAG TTTGCCAGAGAGACTGATCAAGTCAACAAGATGAACAGAAATGATGGGCGACAGAAACTTTTCTCTCTGGATCCGGAAACTCAA AAGTTGGACTTTTCTGGCATCGAACCAGATGTGAAGCCATTTGAGGAGCGCTTTGGTCGGCGTTTTGTGGTTACTTGCCATGATCTGACCTTCAGTCTGCAGgcttgtgtgaatgagaggagtGATGCTGTCCCGACCAAT GTGGAACCCTTCTTCGTCAGTCTTGCTCTCTTCGATGTCTCCAAGAACTGCAAGATCTCTGCTGACTTCCACGTGGACTTGAACCCGCCCTGTGTCAGGGAGATGCTGACTGACACTTCTGGCAAACTCTCCCCTTCCTCTGACTCAGAGGGGGACGGACGAGTGCGGGAGGGGGTCACCAACGGCGATTCAGCCAGAGGGAACAGTCTTCCTGTGTTGCAGAGAGTGTCAGAGGCTCTGCTGCGTTTTCCTACTCAG GGTATTTTCTCAGTGACCAACCCCCACGCTGACATCTTCCTGGTGGCCCGTGTGGAGAAGGTGCTCCAGAATGGCATCACCCACTGTGCTGAGCCGTACATGAAGACCTCGGATGCCAGCAAG ACAGCTCAGAAGGTTCTCAAAGCTGCCAAGCAGACCTGCCAACGACTTGGACAGTACAGGATGCCATTTGCTTGGGCTGCCAA GCAGGTGTTCAAGGACGCTCAGGGTGGTCTGGATATGGATGGGAAGTTTTCTCCTCTCTATAGACAGGACAGCAGCAAAATCACCACTGAGGACCTCATCAAGCTGCTGGCTGATATCAGGAA GCCGGAGAAGAGCAAGCTCCAGGTCATCCCGGGTCAGCTCAACGTCACCGTTGAGTGTGTACCGCCAGACTTCCCCA ACACAGTCACCTCCTCATACGTACCGGTGAAGCCGTTTGAGGATGCATGCGAGCGAGTGTCTGTGGAAGTGGAGGAGTTTCTCCCTGATGAGGCCAAGTACAACTATCCCTTCACCTCCTACAAGAACCAGTTTTACATTTACCCACTTCAGCTCAAGTACGACAACCAGAAGACCTTCACTAAG GCGAGGAACATCGCAGTCTGCATCCAGTTTAGAGACACAGATGAAGAAGGTGCTGCTCCTGTAAAG TGCATCTATGGGAAACCAGGAGACTCACTCTTCACTGGCTGCAGCTACGCAGCGGTCCTGCACCACAACCAGAGCCCTGAGTTCTATGATGAG GTGAAGGTCGAGCTGCCAGTCCACCTGCATGAAAAACACCACGTCCTTTTCACCTTCTATCACATTAGCTGTGAGTCCAGCAACAAGACTGGCAGTAAGAAGAGGGAAGGAGTGGAGTCATTAG TGGGCTACTCATGGATGCCTCTGCTGAAAGAAGGCAGGATGCAGTCCACGGAGCTTCATCTCCCGGTCGCTGCTACCCTTCCGCCAGGATACCTGTGCCAGGACTCCCGAAAG TCGCAGCCAGACATCAAATGGGTGGAGAACGCAAAGACGCTCTTTCGAGTCAGAACTCATGTAGCCTCAACAATAAACACTCAG GACCTTCACCTCCACAAGTTCTTCCAGCACTGTCAGCTCATAGCAGTCACATCTGAGGGGAACCAGGCGGAACTCATCAAGTACTTGAAG TGCCTTCATGCCATGGAGACACACGTTATCATCAACTTCTTGCCCATCGTGCTGAATCAGCTGTTCCAGGTGCTTTCAACGACAACCAAAGTTGCCCATGACATTGCTGTCAACTCCCTCCG TGTGATCATCCACATTGTCTCCAGATGTCATGAAGAAGGGCTGGAGCACTTTCTGCGCTCCTATGTTAAG TTTGTGTTTGCCAACCGCAGTCCTGTTTCAGGACACCTTGCCAACACTCATGAGGTGCTGGCCACTTCAGTCACAGCCATCCTCAAACAGACAGCCGACTTTAACACAAGCAATAAACTACTCAAG TATTCCTGGTTCTTCTTTGAAACCATGGCCAAGTCCATGGCCCAGTATCTGCAGGAGGAAAACCGTatgaag ATGCCGCGGAGTCAGAGGTTTCCAGACAGCTTCCATCAAGCACTCCAGTCACTGGTGCTGTCCATAATGCCGCACATCACCATCCGCCACACAGAAATCCCAGAAGAAGCTCGCTGCGTCAACCTGAGTCTGGCTGCTTTCATCAAG AGGTGTTTGACCTTCATGAACCGAAGTTTTGCCTTCAGTCTCATCAACCACTACATGTGTCATTTCACTCTCAAGGACCCAAAG GGTCTTACTGAGATGAAGTTTGACTTCCTAATGTCAGTGTGCAACCACGAACATTTCATCCCCCTCAATCTCCCCATGGCATTTGGTCGCACTAAACTGCAAAGGGTTCAAG ATCAAAGTCTGGAGTTCAGCCTCACTGAGGACTATTGTCGGAACCATTTCCTGGTGGGTCTCCTGATGAGGGAAGTAGTGGAGGCCTTACTGCAAGGCCCAGAGGTCCGGCAGCTGGCCGTGAGTGTCCTTAAAAACCTCCTCATCAAGCACTCCGCTGATGACCGCTATACCACTTACAAA AACCAGCAGGCCAGGATCTGTCTGCTCTACCTTCCACTACTGGAGCTACTCTACCGAAACCTAAAGCAGCTGTCAGCACAGTCTTCCGCCTCCAGCCCGGGGCTAGGTCTTAAT GGCTCCAGGGATGACCTGATGTCCAATACTTCTGTCGACAGCAGGAGAGTCAGCGCCGCGCTAGACAAAGACCATG GTGTTTTGCTGCAGAATGGCCATGTAAGGAGAGAGGATTCCAGAGGATCGCTCTTCATGGATCTAGGAACGCCGGACAGTTTTGAG CTGCAGAGACGCGGTTCCTCCATGAGCAGCAGTCCAGTCCCGTCCACATCCAGACTGGGTCGTTACGAGATCCGAGGCCTACTGCTCTCTTTCCTGCACATTGTAAAAACTCTGTCAGAAG ACACTTTGGCTGCTTACTGGATGAAACTTAACCCACCAGATGTCATGAACTTCCTGAGTTTACTAGA GATCTGCCTTGTCCAATTCCGATACATTGGGAAGCGCAATATTGGGAG GAGTCAAGACGCGTGTGCTTCCAAGCTCTTCTCACCGGACAGGAAGTCACAGACGATGCCAGCCATGCGCTACAACCGAGCCAGTCTGTTGCAGACGAAGATCAGTCAGTTCAGCACCATGGAGGCATCGCTCACCCTCAACATAG GGACTGGCCCTTCAGAGGCAGAAATCCATCATCTGGCTCTACTAGAAGGAAACATCTCCACAGAGGTCTGCCTGAGTGTTCTGGATGTTCTCGCTCTCTTTTGTCAGTGCTTCAAG ACCCAGCTCATGGAGAGTGAAGGACATAATCCCCTAATGAAGAAAGTGTTTGATGTTTACCTGACCTTCCTTCAAGTTGGCCAATCAGAGGCTGCCCTCAAGCATGTGTTTGCTGCCCTCAGGGCTTTTATTCACAAG TTCCCTTCGGTGCTGTTCAAGGGCCGAGTGACGCTTTGCGAGGCTCTTTGCTGCGAGGTGCTCAAATGCTGTGTGTCTCGACTGGCGTCCTTACGCGCCGAGGCGTCTGCTCTGCTCTACCTGCTCATGAAGAACAACTACGACTTCACTAAGAGGAAGACCTTTCTGCGTACCCACCTGCAG ATCATCATTGCAGTGAGTCAGCTGATCTCTGATGTGGCACTTAGTGGCAGCTCCCGCTTCCAGGAGTCACTTTCTATAATCAACAACTTTGCAAACAGTGACAAGGCCATGAAG TCTACGTCATTTCCATCAGAGGTAAAGGGTCTGACCAAGAGGATCAGAACGGTGCTGATGGCCACGGCCCAAATGAAGGAGCATGAAAAAGACCCTGAGATGCTGCTGGACCTGCAGTACAGCCTGGCCCGCTCCTATGCCAGCACTCCAGAACTGAGGCGGACCTGGCTGGACAGCATGGCCAGAGCACACCTGAAGAATGGAGACCTATCTGAG GCCGCCATGTGTTACGTTCATGTTGCAGCGCTGGTCGCCGAATATTTGCACAGAAAAA AGCTGTTCCCCAGTGGTCTTGCAGCCTTTAAAAGGATCACTTTCAATATTGATGAGGAAGCCGCCATGAAGGAAGACACTGGCATGCAGGATGTCTACTACACCGAA GAAGTGTTGGTGGAACACCTTGAGGTTTGCGTGGAGGCACTCTGGAAAGCTGAGCGCTATGAGCTCATCACACATGTCGCTAAACTGATCATCCCAATATACGAGAAGCATCATGAGTACCAG AAACTAAGTCGTCTTTATGACACGCTGCACCGAGCCTACAACAAGATTATGGAGGTGATCCAGTCGGGCCGCAGATTGCTGGGGACATTCTTCAGAGTGGCTTTTTATGGACAGGTCAGTTCTTCCAAG GGATTttttgaggaagaggatggcAAAGAGTACATCTACAAGGAGCCCAAACTCACCACGCTGGCAGAAATCTCTCAGCGACTCATGGCACTTTATGGGGAGAAGTTTGGACCAGAGAACGTCAAGATAATCCAGGACTCAAACAAG GTAAATCCAAAGGACTTGGAGTCCAAATTTGCCTACGTCCAGGTGACCTTCGTCAAGCCCTTCTTTGAGGAGAAGGAGGctccagagaagaagacagactTTGAGAAGAATCACAACATCAACCGTTTTGTGTTTGAGAGTCCATACACGCTGTCAGGGAAGAAACATGgtggtgtggaggagcagtgcaAGAGGAGGATCGTCCTCACAA CCGCCAACACTTTCCCCTACGTGAAGAAGCGTGTGgaggtggtgggggagaagCATGTGGAGCTCAAGCCAGTGGACGTGGCCATCGACGAGATGAAGGCCCGCACAGCTGAGCTGACTAAGCTCTGCTCCAGCCAGGAGGTGGACATGATCCAGCTGCAGCTCAAACTTCAGGGCTGCGTCTCTGTGCAG GTGAATGCTGGTCCGATGGCCTACGCCAGAGCCTTTCTAGATGATAAGAAGTCCAGCCAGTCCAACAACAAGAAGGTGAAAGACCTGAAGGACATTTTTAG GCGTTTTGTGCAAGCCTGCAGCATGGCCCTGGACATCAACGAGCGTTTAATCAAGGAAGACCAGTTTGAGTACCACGAAGGCCTCAAGTCCAACTTCAAGGAGATGGTGAAGGAGCTCTCTGACATCATCCATGAGCAG ATCTACCAGGAGGACATGATGCGTTCACTGTTGCACAACTCTCTGCATGTGTTCCGGGCCATCAGTGGGACGTGCACAGATCTGGGCTAA